A genomic window from Silene latifolia isolate original U9 population chromosome 11, ASM4854445v1, whole genome shotgun sequence includes:
- the LOC141614275 gene encoding uncharacterized protein LOC141614275 — MKSIKRRWATINESVTLWVSQLGEVDRMRMSGMAIENVEDKAHDIYSQKKKGKSFTFYHCWVEMKHLPRWIPGKDSTIVSQGSSKRSSDEAGIPRPDGVKKAKAQRKQKSIATSLDDFNTTLSGLQSERHNPKTHSQSY, encoded by the coding sequence ATGAAATCTATTAAAAGGCGTTGGGCAACTATCAATGAATCCGTCACTTTATGGGTATCACAACTTGGAGAAGTTGACCGTATGCGCATGAGTGGTATGGCCATTGAAAACGTAGAGGATAAAGCTCATGACATCTATAGTCAAAAAAAGAAGGGCAAAAGTTTCACTTTTTACCACTGTTGGGTAGAAATGAAACACCTTCCAAGATGGATACCTGGAAAGGATTCTACCATTGTGAGCCAAGGAAGTTCAAAGAGATCAAGTGATGAGGCTGGGATTCCACGTCCTGATGGTGTTAAAAAGGCGAAGGCTCAAAGAAAACAGAAATCGATAGCTACAAGTTTAGATGACTTCAATACCACATTGAGCGGGCTGCAAAGTGAAAggcacaatccaaaaacacatagcCAATcttattaa